The following proteins are encoded in a genomic region of Cryptomeria japonica chromosome 11, Sugi_1.0, whole genome shotgun sequence:
- the LOC131050736 gene encoding uncharacterized protein LOC131050736 isoform X1, whose product MEFPDVYEWICRASGWKGRGIESNELTFFYDGKYSVSLCAKPYEEKMSLTFKFLEGNDFLGKYEIGRYDMGNCSEESMQNNLLPVLLWMFIDPFILRSSKVICTEAFSRFLDMFRELKLEPRIIEPKKYRLVFNSPICAGCTFFPNPMDDELVLEILAQTQQNTLILMGLEGTHRFMGFLASTLFLFSFSSSKFHRSWTQSIFKRESSNQRLWMQWIFERVSRISYNSSTEGSWIITSYSPLSSLKTEETYSGFRKKAHLKWADVDRDRLRWGLNNHQLQCALQFEPVVNVCSDCIKVSLHLDNVRCDVLSLEGISDKSIRGLPKERHFPAKICLTIGPENGFSVQGVSLSVSSSNPITDIGKGYAREAAVQTDMVGVKASKSTTSTERIKKWNFQHSVFNNTNAKLDWTLYDSTTGKPVFKTEPPRISIFSGKSVSSFDKAFTEEGGVVFARDDYGKPITWKIYRNFEGQTLKWIVRASIWLTYWPKAYGIHYFETKRHDFRQVVALTLSRSSSSSSN is encoded by the coding sequence ATGGAGTTTCCAGATGTTTACGAGTGGATATGTCGTGCAAGTGGATGGAAGGGACGAGGGATTGAATCGAACGAGCTTACCTTTTTTTATGATGGTAAATATTCAGTATCACTTTGCGCCAAGCCTTACGAAGAAAAAATGTCTCTCACTTTCAAATTCCTTGAGGGTAACGATTTCTTAGGGAAATATGAGATTGGGAGATATGATATGGGGAATTGTAGTGAAGAATCAATGCAAAACAATTTGCTTCCAGTGCTGTTATGGATGTTTATTGATCCATTCATACTTCGCTCCTCAAAAGTTATCTGTACTGAAGCTTTCTCAAGATTCTTGGACATGTTCCGGGAATTGAAGTTAGAGCCACGCATAATTGAACCCAAAAAGTACAGGCTTGTATTTAACTCTCCAATCTGTGCTGGATGTACCTTTTTCCCAAATCCCATGGACGATGAACTTGTGCTCGAAATTTTGGCACAAACACAACAAAATACTCTGATACTCATGGGCTTGGAGGGAACACACCGTTTCATGGGTTTTTTGGCTTCCACTTTATTTTTGTTTAGCTTCTCATCCTCTAAGTTCCATCGTTCATGGACGCAAAGTATTTTTAAGAGGGAGTCAAGCAATCAGCGATTGTGGATGCAATGGATTTTTGAGAGGGTGTCAAGAATTTCATACAACTCAAGCACTGAGGGATCGTGGATAATTACGTCCTACTCTCCACTCTCCTCCTTGAAGACGGAAGAAACATATTCGGGCTTCAGGAAAAAAGCACATCTAAAATGGGCCGATGTAGATCGAGATCGTCTACGTTGGGGTTTGAATAACCACCAGCTGCAATGCGCTCTTCAATTCGAACCAGTTGTCAATGTCTGCTCCGATTGCATTAAAGTGTCCTTGCATCTGGATAACGTCAGGTGCGACGTGCTTTCTTTGGAAGGAATTTCAGATAAAAGTATACGTGGTTTACCAAAAGAACGACACTTCCCGGCCAAGATCTGTTTGACAATTGGCCCTGAGAATGGATTTAGCGTCCAGGGTGTTTCCTTGAGTGTCTCATCGTCCAACCCTATCACAGACATTGGTAAGGGGTACGCCCGCGAGGCCGCAGTCCAAACTGATATGGTGGGTGTCAAGGCTTCCAAATCAACTACATCCACAGAGAGGATCAAGAAATGGAACTTCCAGCACTCTGTCTTCAATAATACCAATGCAAAGTTAGACTGGACTTTATATGATTCAACCACTGGGAAGCCAGTATTTAAGACTGAACCTCCAAGAATTTCAATTTTCAGCGGCAAATCTGTGAGTTCCTTTGATAAAGCTTTCACTGAGGAAGGAGGAGTAGTCTTTGCCAGGGACGATTATGGAAAGCCCATAACATGGAAGATCTACAGGAATTTCGAGGGACAAACATTGAAATGGATTGTAAGAGCTTCCATCTGGTTAACCTATTGGCCAAAAGCATACGGTATTCACTATTTCGAGACCAAACGCCATGATTTTCGTCAAGTGGTTGCCCTTACATTGTCACGCTCTTCGTCATCCTCATCCAATTGA
- the LOC131050736 gene encoding uncharacterized protein LOC131050736 isoform X2, which yields MEFTDVYDWICRACRWKGQGIESNVLSVFADCKYSVLLHAKPDEGKMSLTFNFLESNTPKAKYEIGRYNIGNCSEESMQKNLLPVLLWLFIDPFILRSSKVICEAAFSGFLGMFQELKLEAGIIKPTKFRLVFNSLISAGCTFFTNEMEDELVFEILAQTQQNTLILMDLEGTHRFMGILGSTLFLFSYLSSNLSLSWARRIFKRDSSFQESYMQLIFERVSRISYNSSNERSWMMMSYCPLSSLKTTERYLGFREQAHLQWADGERESLRWGLNNNQLQCVLQFEPKVKLCSDCIEVSLHMDNVRCNVYSLDIISDSKSIRRLPNERHFPAKICLIIGPEKGSAVRSVSLSASSANPFTDIGNGSTSEATIQTDMIGYKVSNSTTFTERINRWYFNHSVVNNTQATIDWIRYDPITKNPVIESEPPKISPWTRKAVKSIYKASTERGIVVFTRDDYPKPITWQLYRKLEGQTLKWKVQACIWLTYWPNADGIRYFETRCHHFCQEVDLTLQQSSS from the coding sequence ATGGAGTTTACCGATGTTTACGACTGGATATGTCGTGCATGTCGATGGAAGGGGCAAGGGATTGAATCGAACGTGCTTAGTGTTTTTGCGGACTGTAAATATTCTGTATTGCTTCACGCCAAGCCTGATGAAGGAAAAATGTCTCTCACTTTCAATTTCTTGGAGAGTAATACTCCTAAAGCAAAATATGAGATTGGGAGATATAATATTGGGAATTGTAGTGAAGAATCAATGCAAAAGAATTTGCTTCCAGTGCTGTTATGGCTGTTTATCGATCCATTCATACTTCGTTCCTCAAAAGTTATCTGTGAAGCCGCCTTCTCAGGATTCTTGGGCATGTTCCAGGAATTGAAGTTAGAGGCAGGCATAATTAAACCCACAAAATTCAGGCTAGTATTTAACTCTCTGATCTCTGCTGGGTGTACTTTTTTCACAAATGAGATGGAAGATGAACTTGTGTTCGAAATTCTGGCACAAACACAACAAAATACTCTGATACTCATGGACCTGGAGGGAACACATCGTTTCATGGGCATTTTGGGTTCCACCTTATTTTTGTTTAGCTATCTATCCTCCAACTTAAGTCTTTCATGGGCGCGAAGGATTTTTAAGAGGGATTCAAGCTTTCAGGAATCGTATATGCAATTAATTTTTGAAAGGGTGTCAAGAATTTCATACAACTCAAGCAATGAAAGATCGTGGATGATGATGTCCTATTGTCCGCTCTCTTCCTTGAAGACGACAGAAAGGTATTTGGGCTTCAGGGAACAAGCACATCTACAATGGGCCGACGGAGAACGAGAAAGTCTACGTTGGGGTTTGAATAATAACCAGCTGCAATGCGTTCTTCAGTTCGAACCCAAAGTCAAGTTGTGTTCTGATTGCATTGAAGTTTCCTTGCATATGGATAATGTCAGGTGCAATGTGTATTCtttggacatcatttcagatagtAAGAGTATACGTCGTTTACCAAATGAACGACACTTTCCCGCTAAGATCTGTTTGATAATTGGCCCTGAGAAGGGATCTGCCGTCCGATCTGTTTCTCTGTCTGCGTCATCGGCTAACCCCTTTACAGACATTGGAAACGGGAGCACCAGCGAGGCAACAATCCAAACTGATATGATTGGTTACAAGGTTTCCAATTCAACTACATTCACAGAGAGGATTAACAGATGGTACTTCAATCACTCGGTCGTCAACAATACTCAGGCAACGATAGACTGGATTCGGTATGATCCCATCACCAAAAACCCAGTGATTGAGAGTGAACCTCCAAAAATTTCACCTTGGACCAGAAAAGCAGTGAAGTCCATTTACAAAGCTTCCACTGAGCGAGGAATAGTGGTCTTTACCAGGGACGATTATCCAAAGCCCATAACTTGGCAGCTCTATAGGAAGTTGGAGGGACAAACCTTGAAATGGAAGGTGCAAGCTTGCATCTGGTTAACCTATTGGCCAAATGCAGACGGCATTCGCTATTTCGAGACTAGATGCCATCATTTCTGTCAAGAAGTTGATCTTACGTTGCAACAGTCTTCTTCTTGA
- the LOC131859839 gene encoding uncharacterized protein LOC131859839 — protein sequence MHWAKSSNQNAAIFLLDFEKAYDRIEWSFIDVMLKAFGFPIIFCNYIKILLKDAMAQVEINGSLSDPFPLTRSIRQGCPLAPALFVIASEALSYILTDNTISPAVKGITLPNNEELNICQFADDTSLFVKMDDNNFSYLTKKLDLFCKISGARLSQAKCICLGWNEQPPSWLLKYGYQWGGPNYIVKYLGIPFAVDPSIKDMWIWVKTKITKKLNNWYNRSLSLAGRLQVCQKILSSYNIYYASAWMFNNYQILEIQKTIRNFLWSDGKGNKKHHAVKWEWCCTDKKYGGLGLKDLRLQGIALATKWVSHCVEGDVPWKVLVRNNILRGYPKKAKSWKKLPFADILFGKLPTFVHGYAVFKTIWKAWESSRHCISDNSFHTDSLLHGERSIWWNLYHQGKPLALTQGCSAKFWNKAGISTFIDLFENDCLVSWEELKNNYNLPAAHKKTYCMLTRACSNIPSRCFIDSHRYSNSKCTDGTLLYKVKAKNIYNYLNYNPDIIKHVNNLWYTDLEMMDWSKIFNRIWKSPIDPKIICFKWLLMNNRLPINRYLMSNDLCYICNKPESIRHIFLECKFAKKIWALCGITYPKYIDVFEIATGYIHGLKNDANMLWFIISSNILWQLWKCRNEERFQGVHRSLTELYLKLTLLKISSQVYITMMFEREKLSRFLKMGHSTMFVFEMKDGYDYRRHVINMALFNKTVKKLHKKITKNKNATDDQIKMIAQIQANKSIAWMEGPLGWTAWVEQFEDLPH from the coding sequence ATGCATTGGGCTAAGTCTTCCAATCAGAATGCTGCTATATTTCTCttagactttgagaaagcatatgatagaattgAATGGAGTTTCATCGATGTTATGCTCAAGGCTTTTGGTTTCCCTATCATCTTCTGTAACTACATAAAGATCCTTCTGAAAGATGCTATGGCTCAAGTTGAAATTAATGGATCCCTATCTGATCCTTTTCCTCTGACCCGATCTATCAGGCAGGGATGTCCTCTTGCCCCTGCTCTCTTTGTTATAGCCTCAGAAGCCTTATCTTATATTCTTACTGACAATACTATATCCCCGGCTGTCAAAGGCATCACATTACCTAACAATGAAGAATTGAACATCTGCCAATTCGCTGATGATACTAGTTTATTTGTCAAAATGGATGATAATAACTTTAGTTATCTTACCAAAAAGCTGGACCTTTTCTGCAAGATTTCAGGTGCTAGGCTCTCGCAAGCCAAATGCATTTGTCTTGGCTGGAATGAGCAACCTCCGAGTTGGCTATTGAAATATGGATACCAATGGGGGGGGCCCAACTATATTGTCAAATATCTGGGTATCCCTTTTGCTGTTGATCCTTCTATTAAGGATATGTGGATTTGGGTTAAGACCAAAATTACCAAAAAACTTAATAACTGGTACAACCGTTCATTGTCTCTTGCTGGAAGActtcaagtatgtcaaaaaataCTATCTTCATACAACATATATTACGCTTCAGCTTGGATGTTTAACAACTACCAAATATTGGAAATCCAGAAGACCATAAGGaacttcctttggtctgatggtaaAGGAAACAAAAAGCATCACGCGGTTAAATGGGAATGGTGCTGCACTGATAAAAAATATGGAGGTCTTGGACTGAAAGACCTCAGGCTCCAGGGTATTGCACTTGCCACCAAATGGGTCTCTCACTGTGTGGAAGGTGATGTTCCCTGGAAAGTGCTTGTCAGAAACAACATTTTGAGGGGATACCCAAAAAAAGCTAAATCTTGGAAAAAATTACCATTTGCtgatattttatttggaaaattaccAACATTTGTTCATGGTTATGCTGTCTTTAAAACCATATGGAAAGCTTGGGAGTCCTCGAGACACTGTATCTCTGATAACTCCTTCCACACGGACAGCCTTCTTCATGGTGAGAGATCCATATGGTGGAATCTGTACCATCAAGGAAAGCCTCTTGCCCTGACTCAAGGCTGCTCGGCTAAATTCTGGAATAAAGCAGGAATTTCCACATTCATTGATTTATTTGAAAATGACTGCCTAGTCAGTTGGGAAGagttaaaaaataattacaatcTTCCGGCAGCTCATAAAAAAACTTACTGCATGTTAACTAGAGCTTGCTCGAATATCCCTTCCAGATGTTTCATTGACTCACACAGATACAGCAATAGCAAGTGCACTGATGGTACCTTACTTTATAAAGTCAAAgctaaaaatatatataactaCTTGAATTATAACCCTGATATTATAAAACATGTGAATAACTTGTGGTATACTGATCTGGAGATGATGGATTGGAGTAAAATCTTTAATAGAATCTGGAAATCTCCTATTGATCCTAAGATCATATGTTTTAAATGGCTTCTGATGAATAACAGACTCCCCATAAACAGGTACTTGATGTCTAATGATCTCTGTTATATTTGTAATAAACCTGAATCTATTAGACACATATTCCTTGAATGTAAATTTGCAAAAAAGATTTGGGCCTTATGTGGAATTACTTACCCTAAATACATTGATGTATTTGAAATTGCTACTGGATATATACATGGTCTTAAAAATGATGCTAATATGTTATGGTTCATTATCTCCTCTAACATTCTTTGGCagctttggaaatgtagaaacgaAGAAAGATTTCAAGGTGTGCATAGATCTCTTACTGAGTTGTACTTAAAACTCACTCTTCTTAAAATTTCTTCGCAGGTTTATATCACAATGATGTTCGAAAGAGAAAAACTTAGCAGATTCCTCAAAATGGGACACTCAACAATGTTCGTGTTTGAAATGAAGGACGGGTATGACTACCGTAGACACGTGATCAACATGGCACTCTTCAACAAAACAGTGAAAAAACTGCACAAGAAGATTACCAAAAATAAAAATGCGACTGATGATCAGATAAAAATGATTGCTCAGATACAAGCCAACAAAAGCATCGCTTGGATGGAAGGGCCTCTTGGATGGACTGCTTGGGTTGAGCAGTTTGAGGATTTACCTCATTAA